The following DNA comes from Riemerella anatipestifer ATCC 11845 = DSM 15868.
TATCAGGGTAGTTTTCCTCCACCTCCAACTGTATCTCATGTAAAGGAGTCTCCGCTTGGTCTAGAACAACTATTAACGAAGGTTCAAACTGTGCTACTTGCCTTACTATTTCACTCCCTATAGAACCTGCTCCTCCTGTTACTAAAACCGATTTTTGATGATGCCTCTTTTTTACTTCCTCATTTTCTATAACGATAGGCTTTCTATTAAGTAAATCTTCTATTTGAAAATTTTTAATATTACTCCCATCATTTCTCAACTTTTGAACGGTCGGAGATTTAAATACCTTTAAATCTTTCTCTAAAAACAAATTAACCCATTCTGCAATCTCCTCTATTGAGGCTGTATTACTACCAATTAAAACTCCATCTATACCTAAATATTCTCTGGTAGTCTTTTCTAAAAAATCTCTGGTATAAATTCTCTTCCCCAAGAGTTTGGCTTTCCTTGAATCCTTTCGAGCAGTAATAAACCCGACGACCTCGTATGGTAAAAAAGGATTACCCATCACCGCTTTTGCAATAGCAACCGACTCTTCTCCTATTCCCAATAGTAATATTTTTTTTCTTAAGTAGCTTCTCCTGTATTCTTTTGCCCATTGAAAAATTTCCTTCACTACCAACCTAAAAACAAAGAGAACCGTAAAAGAAATACAGAAATATATCAGAAGGATGGGAAACAGTAGTAATTTCTGTTTAAAAAAGAAAAAATATATGTAAGTAACTGTACCTAAAGTAAAAACTGTGCAAAAACTAGCTAATAAAATTTTAGATAAATCTACAAAGGTGGAATGTCTAATAATCCCCGAGTAAGTACGAAACAAGAACATAAAAAAGATATTTACACCTAAGACAACCGCATACTTCTGGTAAATACTAAGTACATAGGGATAACTTACAGAAGACAGTTTACCCACCACCCCATAGGACAACATAAGCGAAACTATCAAAAACAAAACATCTATGAGAAGTACCATCCATCTAGGCAAATACCTAATATTAGAAAGACTAATCATATTATCCCCTCCGTAGATCTTATTTTTCAGTTCACTAAAGTTCATTTTTCAACCATACTAATTTGTCGCACAAAGATAGTAAATTCAAGTATTCCCATAGATATTAAAAATCAGTTTTCATTTATTTATTTTCATTATAAAGAACTACCCCTCCCATTAAAATATTGATTTACAGACATTTGAACAACATCTAATTCATACCCTTTTCCTAGCAAGTATCTAACAGCTCGTTGCTTTTTTTCAAAATCAGTGCCACTTTTTAAACTATTGATATATTTTTCAGTTAATTTATTCAGTACCTCAAGATACTCTTCCTCATCAATTTCCTCCATAGCTATATTTATGAGTTTTTCAGACACTCCTTTAAATTTAAGATGACTTACTATTTTTTTTCTTCCCCAGCTTTTATGATAAAACTTCCCTCTCACATAACTTCTTGCAAAACGCTCTTCGTTAAGGAAATTCTCTCTCATGAGATAAAGTAAGATTTCATCTTTAGCTTCAGGAATAAGCATAAATTCTCTCATTTTTTGCTCTACCTCTTGATGACAACGGTCTTGATAGGTACAATAATTTACCATCTTTAGTTTAATTTCGTCAAAAGTGAACAATTTTTTCTCCATAAACATCAAAGCAAAAAATTTCGAAGGTAAATCATTACCTCCGAAATATTATATTACACTTATTAAAAATAATTAGTACTGAAATAACGGTCTACTAGACATCAGATCATTCACTTGCTTTTTAACCTCTTCTAAAACAGAATCATTATTAAGATTAGAAACCACTTTAGAAATTAGTTCAGCTACGGAATCCATATCGTTTTCTTTAAGTCCTCTAGTGGTAATTGCAGGAGTTCCCAATCTGATGCCCGAAGTAATGAACGCTGATTTATCATCAAACGGCACCATATTCTTATTACAAGTAATATCTGCTTTTACTAAGGCTTTTTCTGTCTCCTTACCGTTAACACCTTTATTACGAAGGTCTACCAACATAAGATGATTATCTGTTCCTCCACCTACGATTTCAAACCCTCTATCTATTAAAGCATTAGCCAAAGCCCTTGCATTAGCCACTACTTGTTTAGCGTAGGTTTCAAATTTACCATCTATCGCCTCTCCAAAAGCTACTGCTTTAGCCGCTATTACATGCTCTAGCGGACCGCCTTGTATCCCTGGAAATACCGCACTATCTAGTACTGCACTCATCATTTTGGTTTCCCCTTTAGGCGTTTTATGACCATAAGGGTTTTCAAAATCTTTACCTAACATTATCAAACCTCCTCTAGGTCCTCTTAAAGTTTTATGTGTAGTAGTAGTTACCACATCGCAGTAAGGAAACGGAGAACTTAATAAACCTTTAGCAACCAATCCTGCAGGGTGTGCAATATCTGCCCAAAGTGTAGCTCCTACCTCATCTGCTACCTCACGAAATTTAGCATAATCTAAATCACGAGAATACGCCGAATATCCTGCTATAATAAGTTTTGGCTTTACTTCTAA
Coding sequences within:
- the glyA gene encoding serine hydroxymethyltransferase is translated as MRDVIFDLIEQERARQTHGIELIASENFVSDEVMKAMGSVLTNKYAEGYPGRRYYGGCEVVDEVEKLAIDRAKQLFGVEYANVQPHSGSQANAAIYLACLKPGDTILGLDLSMGGHLTHGSFVNFSGIQYNAQFYGVERETGLIDYEAMRQKALEVKPKLIIAGYSAYSRDLDYAKFREVADEVGATLWADIAHPAGLVAKGLLSSPFPYCDVVTTTTHKTLRGPRGGLIMLGKDFENPYGHKTPKGETKMMSAVLDSAVFPGIQGGPLEHVIAAKAVAFGEAIDGKFETYAKQVVANARALANALIDRGFEIVGGGTDNHLMLVDLRNKGVNGKETEKALVKADITCNKNMVPFDDKSAFITSGIRLGTPAITTRGLKENDMDSVAELISKVVSNLNNDSVLEEVKKQVNDLMSSRPLFQY
- a CDS encoding polysaccharide biosynthesis protein, which encodes MNFSELKNKIYGGDNMISLSNIRYLPRWMVLLIDVLFLIVSLMLSYGVVGKLSSVSYPYVLSIYQKYAVVLGVNIFFMFLFRTYSGIIRHSTFVDLSKILLASFCTVFTLGTVTYIYFFFFKQKLLLFPILLIYFCISFTVLFVFRLVVKEIFQWAKEYRRSYLRKKILLLGIGEESVAIAKAVMGNPFLPYEVVGFITARKDSRKAKLLGKRIYTRDFLEKTTREYLGIDGVLIGSNTASIEEIAEWVNLFLEKDLKVFKSPTVQKLRNDGSNIKNFQIEDLLNRKPIVIENEEVKKRHHQKSVLVTGGAGSIGSEIVRQVAQFEPSLIVVLDQAETPLHEIQLEVEENYPDIKFEFILADITNKERLESVFKEYNFSMVYHAAAYKHVPLIENNPHEAALVNIQGSKNLALLSSRFKVNRFVMVSTDKAVNPTNVMGASKRAAELFVQALQNEEDNQTKFITTRFGNVLGSNGSVIPHFIKQIEKGGPVTITHPEIVRYFVTIPEACELVLQAGTMGKGGEIFVFDMGESVKILNLARRMIKLSGLEPDVDIKIIYTGLRPGEKLYEELLSDDTKTLPTYHEKIMISKDSVMLYEEIDELTSRIYEKAKGRDKVEVVRILKEIVREFRSNDSVFECLDK
- a CDS encoding regulatory protein RecX, producing MFMEKKLFTFDEIKLKMVNYCTYQDRCHQEVEQKMREFMLIPEAKDEILLYLMRENFLNEERFARSYVRGKFYHKSWGRKKIVSHLKFKGVSEKLINIAMEEIDEEEYLEVLNKLTEKYINSLKSGTDFEKKQRAVRYLLGKGYELDVVQMSVNQYFNGRGSSL